The window TGTCCCATGGGTATTCTCCGTTGTTGTCAGTCTTTGGACAACGTGTGGTTGTCGCACTATTTTAAGTTAAGAATATGATGTCAATTTATGATGAAATAATATGAGAATGTTACCATCCAAGTCAGCTAACCTTCTTTCCTCATAACTTCACTTATTATGTGATGCTGTCCTGCATCCACAAGGACGTTACACAATCTACCAACAACATCATTTCCCTTATATGGTAGAATGTGATAAAACAGCATCCTAGCTCTGTCTTGCTCAGTAGAACATCGACTCAGTTGATGACCTTCTTCCATTGTTACCAAACGATGTGAGAGTAAATGGTCTATTatagcagacacacacaacttttGAACAAGTTCCACCATATTGTCTGTGATGTAGCGTTGGTAGTCATCCTGCTGAGATGTACTCATGGTGGACAATCTAAGAGTTAGACGGAAATTAAGAAAGTTGATGTTGCGAGCAAGCAATCGTACGTCTCGATCAGATCTAATATCACTCTCTTACTGATGATAGAAAGCGTGCAAAATCAATGAAACGTTAGACGGTCAACAGCGGCACTGAAGTCGAAAGAGAGAGATCATCACGACGTCTTAGCTCTACGACACTTGGCAAGGAACTGGAGTGTGGGTATCAAACACATTGGCTTATACATGATGTCATCTGATTACCAACCAATCACAATCCTCGCATGTGATCAACACGCCTCAACAGTCCCCAGACGACTGAAACGCCACAAACAGCTTACTAAGAGATGGAGATCAACACACTCGCTCTTGTCAACACTACTTCTCACTAGTGCTAGTGATTCTCAATTTCTACTCACAAACACACGAACTAACAAAGATGATGACGTCTGCAACGAAAATGATGATGTTTGCAACTTGGTGTCACAACACCTTCCTAGCACACCTGGCGAGACTCCGAAACCCAATCACCCTCCCATGTAAATAACCACGCCTCACAATCATGTAGTATGTTAATTTATTGCCTAGAAATTCCAATTATGATAACGAAGTTGTTTGTTTAAGCTTTCAATTTCTTCAGAGCTAAAAaaattgagagatgcatccctccaatacaatagtctagtgtattgtgagatgtgttcctccaatacaatagcctaatgtattgtgagatggaTACTTCCAGTATAGAATTGTCtcgttgtgagatgcatccctccaataccatagtctagtgtattgtgagatgcatccctccaatacaatagtctaatgtattgtgagatgaatccctccagtacaatagtctaatgtattgtgagatgcatccctccaatacaataatgtattgtgagatgaatccctccaatacaatagtctagtgtattgtgagatgcatcccttcaatacaataggctagtgtattgtgagatgcatcccttcaatacaattgTCTCATTGTGAGAGGCAGCCctttaatacaatagtctagctAGTGTTTTGCGAGATGCATTCCTACAATAGACGATATTGgcggcggagcttctagagcatgcgtaATCTCGAGGGCCAGTGACACGCGCACCTTTCGCccatctcgctgtacacaaagttcACATTTTCTAGTCTGCTcttgaaccgtagatcatctttcCGATGACTAGCtataggctttgtaagtaagttccctacttaccatttcgtgcatcttgtg of the Corticium candelabrum chromosome 2, ooCorCand1.1, whole genome shotgun sequence genome contains:
- the LOC134176185 gene encoding uncharacterized protein LOC134176185 isoform X2, with translation MSTSQQDDYQRYITDNMVELVQKLCVSAIIDHLLSHRLVTMEEGHQLSRCSTEQDRARMLFYHILPYKGNDVVGRLCNVLVDAGQHHIISEVMRKEVRQPHVVQRLTTTENTHGTPSDLQVAATGVGEMEMLKDQAVGDKIVKTMHVLEEAKKVIYKATGDSGSVEIQGRTLQYEVKGGFYKWKYQFTGKAWDSVTEITVNSKGWKSSGGAREHVLKDLVAELRKKGFLK